Below is a genomic region from Paraburkholderia phenazinium.
CAGGCCATACTCGGGATGCTGCCAGCGCAGCAGGCATTCGACATTGAGCAGCTTGAGGCTCTGCGCGTGCACAACCGGCTGGAACGCAACGCCGAACTCGCCCGCCCGCAGGCCTCGGCGAATCCGTTGCGCAAGTTTTTCGTCGGAGCCGGAGGGCGCCGCTTCGTTCGCGGCGCCGTGGCCCGACAGGGATAACGCGGCACTTCCGACGCGGTCCACAGGGCATTCCTTTCTAAAGTGAGCGGCAAGCTCGAATCGGCCCTCAAGGGTTGTATGGGCTACTTCCTGCAGAGCTTAGGCGAATGCCTCGCCCGTGTGTCGGTTAATTGACCGGCAAGGAGCGGTTCGACACAGAGTGCAATAACCAGATTCGCGCGCTGCGAACTGCATGTCCGGCACATCGCCTGGGCGCGGCGGCGCTTTGATGGACTCAAGCATAAAGCGGGTTGTTTCGGAAAACTGTCAAGAATCGACAGCTGGAGACGCTTAAGTTTTAAATGATGTTAAATCATGGGGATTAAATGGTGAAAACATGGAGAAATGCAGAAAAGACATAACGGTGTCTGGTCTGATTTGCGAGATAGGAAATTGGTTTTTGAGTTGGTGCTGTCTCATTTTTAATCTGATCGTGGCGATGATTTTTGATGGAATCTGAGGCGTATTGATATGATGATTATCGAATCTGGCCGAATGAATTGACTGAAAATATCGTTCCTTCTGCCTGAACTTTAGTGCCTTTCGGTGCGCATCGTTAATAGTCTGGCTAATTCATATTTCTAGGATTTGGCTGGCTGAGAGCCCCATGTGGTGGGGCTTTGGGACGATCTGTTCCATTGTGTTCGCATGTCTCAAACTAGCGCGATGCTTGCTGACATTTCCCGGCCCTTTGAATTTAAAAGATAGGAAGATTAGCTTCCTCGCATCGAGTTGACGATTTTTAACAAATGTCGCCGCTTGAATTTGCATTGCTTGTCAATCATCCAATACCGAAGCTCATAGAATCCGCTCATCCCAATTTTATGCGCGTCGGGATTTGGTCTTTGAGTCCGGATAATTTTGTCTGCTGAATACCAGAACATCCGGTTGGTGTCGCGCGTTACCTGAGAGAGATTTTCGAAAATGAACAGGTCATACAGAAGTATCTGGAATGAGGCACTCGGTGCGTGGGTGGCGGCATCGGAAATCTCATCCGCGCGCGGCAAGCCGAATAAATCGGGTATTGCGAAAGCTGTCACTGCCGTCTTGCTGACTACCGGCCTGGGAGTCAGCGCCGTACATGCGCAGTATCAGGCTGGCGGGGGCAACGCCTCGGGCGCGGGTCAGGTGGCGATAGGGCCGGGTGCGTCGGCTGCCTCGACCAGTTCGGGAACTTACGGAAGTATTGCGTTGGGCAAGGGCGCCACGGCGACCGGTAACGGCGCATCGACGATTGCGATTGGCTCAAATGCCTACGCCTCGAACCCCACCGCCAACCTCGGAGATGCGTTGGCGCTCGGTACCCAGGCAACGGCTTCCGGCCAGGACTCGACCGCGGTCGGCGGCCAGACCACCGCCAGCGGGATCAACACGCTCGCGATTGGCAATAACGGCACGTCCGCCACCGCAGCGAACGCAACGGCATTCGGGGTAGGCGCCACATCATCGGCTAAATACGCCACCGCGGCGGGCAGCTTTACTACGGCTTCTGGCGTGGGATCGGTCGCGATCGGCGCCAACGCTACAGCGCCGGCCGTGTCACAGGGGCAGAACTCCATTGCTATCGGCGGCCAGTCGGTCACGGGGACGACGGCGGCGGGCGGTGTGGCGATCGGCTATGCCGCGACGAGTTCGGCTGCAAGCGGGGTTGCCCTGGGACAGTCGGCGACCGCGGCGGGTGCATCGTCGGTGGCGTTGGGGCAGAGCGCGGTGGGCTCGGCAACCCAGGCGACCGCGGTTGGCTACAGTGCCCGTGCAGCGCAGCAGGCGGTGGCGATCGGTAATGGCGCGAGCGCGACTGCGACGTTCTCTGCCGCCATCGGCGGCAATGGTACGGTTGCCAATGCTTCGCAGGCCTCAGCATTCGGCGATGCGGCGACGGCATCGGGCGTGGCGGCCACGGCGCTCGGCACATTCGCTACGGCGAGCGCCGCGAGTGCGACCGCAATCGGCACGACATCGACTGCAACCGGTACGGGCGCTACGGCGATCGGGACGTATGCCACTGCAGGCAGCAACAATTCAACTGCGATCGGCGACGGCGCGACCTCAAGCGGGACGTCGTCGTCGGCGATCGGCTACAACTCGATCGCCGCTGGCAACGGGTCGCTTGCGCTCGGCACGGGCAGCAGCGCCAGCTACGCGAACAGCGTGGCGATCGGCGCAGGCAGCGTGACCGGGACGGCCGCGCCGACTGGCACGGGTTATCTGACGGGTACTGCAGCGCCTCTTTCCGAGGTATCGGTGGGCAGCGCCAGCGCATTGCGCCGGATCACGAATGTAGCCGACGGCTCCGCGCCGCAAGATGCGGTCACGGTGTCGCAGTTGAGCACTGGCATGAGTACCACGGCGAGCAGTATCACCCGTTTGTCGACCTCGACATCGACCGGTTTGAGCACGGCGGCGAGCAGTCTCGCTTCGTTATCCACTTCGACGTCGACGGGGATCAGCACGGCGCAAAGTGGGGTGAATTCGCTGTCGACCGGGTTAAGCACTACGAACAGCAATGTAACTACCTTGTCGACCTCGGCTTCCACGGGGATCAGCACGGCGCAAAGCGGTGTGGCCTCTTTGTCGACCGGGTTGAGCACTACCAACAGCAATGTGACGGCGCTGTCGACTTCGACCTCAACGGGGCTGAGCACGGCGGTGAGCCGCGACGCCAGTCTGTCGACGGGATTGAGCACGACGAACAGCAATGTGACCACCTTGTCGACCTCGGCTTCCACAGGGATCAGCACGGCGCAAAGCGGTGTGGCCTCTTTGTCGACCGGGTTGAGCACGACCAACAGCAGTGTGACGGCACTGTCGACTTCGACGTCGACGGGCATCAGCACCGCGCAAAGCGGCGTAGGTTCGCTGTCGACGGGTTTGAGCACGACCAACAGCAACGTGGCTTCGTTGTCGACGGGACTGAGTTCGACGACCAGCAGCGTGGGCTCGCTCTCGACCGGTTTGAGCACGACGAACAGCAATGTGACGGCATTGTCGACTTCGACCTCGACCGGGCTCGCGACCACGAACAGCGGCATCGCCAGCTTGTCGACTGGGGTGAGCACCGTCCAGACCAACGTCAACGCCCTGGGTACCAGCACGGCGTCGGCGTTGGGCGGCGGAGCCACCTATAACCCGTCGACCGGTGCGGTCAGCCCGCCCGCGTACACGACGTACAACGCGAACGGTACGACCAGCACGGTCAACAACGTCGGTGCAGCGCTGAGCAATCTCGACAGCCAGGGCATCAAGTATTTCCATGCCAATTCGACGCTGGCGGACTCGCAGGCACTTGGGACGAATAGCGTTGCAATAGGACCGGCTGCCGTAGCTCATAATCCCGGCGATGTCGCACTGGGCTACGGTTCGGTGACGTCCGCCGCGAACCCCACCAGCAGCGCGACGGTCGGATCGACGACCTTCAGCGGTTTTGCTGGCGCGACGCCCACCAGCGTCGTGAGCGTCGGCGCATCCGGTGCGGAGCGGCAGATCACGAACGTCGCGGCGGGGCGGATTACGGCAACCAGTACCGACGCGGTGAACGGGAGCGAGCTTTACTCTGTAGCGAGCCAGGTGAATTCGGTGGGGAGCACGGTGAGTTCGTTGTCCACGGGTTTGAGCACGACGAACAGCAATGTGGCTTCGCTGTCGACCTCGACTTCGACGGGCATCAGCACGGCGCAAAGTGGTGTGACTTCTCTGTCCACGGGCTTGAGCACGACGAACAGCAATGTGGCTTCGCTGTCGACCTCGACTTCGACCGGCATCAGCACCGCGCAAAGTGGTGTGACTTCTCTGTCCACGGGCTTGAGCACGACCAACAGCAACGTGGCTTCGTTGTCGACCGGGCTGAGTTCGACGACCAGTAGCGTGGGTTCGCTGTCGACAGGTTTGAGCACGACTAATAGCAGCGTGGCATCGCTGTCGACTTCGACCTCGACGGGCATCAGCACGGCGCAAAGTGGTGTGACCTCGCTGTCTACCGGCCTGAGCACGACCAACAGCAGCGTGGCTTCGCTGTCGACCTCGACCTCGACGGGCATCAGCACCGCGCAAAGTGGTGTGACCTCGCTGTCCACCGGCCTGAGCACGACCAACAGCAGCGTGGCGTCGCTGTCGACTTCGACTTCGACGGGCATCAGCACGGCACAAAGCGGGGTGACTTCGTTGTCGACGGGTATCGGTTCGCTGTCCACGGGGCTGAGCACGACCAACAGCACGGTAGCGGGTCTTTCCACGTCGACTTCGACCGGTCTGAGCTCGTTGTCCACCGGCATCAGCACGACGAACAGCAACGTGGCCAGCCTGTCGAGCTCGACTTCAACCGGCATCACCTCGCTGTCCACCGGCCTCAGTACAACTAACAGTGCCGTAGCGAGCCTCTCGACCTCAACCTCGACCGGCATCACCTCCCTGTCGACGGGTCTGTCCGCCACCAACAGCAACGTAGCCTCGCTGTCGACAGGCGTAGCAAACTCGGTCCAGTACGACGATGCAAGCCACACCAAGGTCACGTTGGGCGGTGTCGGTTCGACCACGCCGGTGACACTGACCAACGTTGCCGCCGGCGTGAACCCGACCGACGCGGTGAACTACGGTCAGTTGAGTTCGCTCTCCACCTCGACCGCGACGAGCATCACTTCGCTGTCGACGGGCGTGAGCACGGCACAGAGCGGCGTTGTGTCCTTGTCCACTGGCCTGACCACGACGAACAGCAATGTCGCGTCGTTGTCTACCGGACTCACTACCACAAACAGCAACGTTGCCTCGCTGTCGACGGGGTTGAACACGACCAATAGCAACGTAGCGTCCCTGTCTACAGGCCTCAACACGACCAACAGCAATGTTGCTTCACTGTCGACGGGCCTGAACACCACCAACAGCAACGTCGCTTCGTTGTCTACCGGCCTCACCACCGCCACCAGCAGCGTCACCGCGCTGTCGACCGGCATCCAGAACGGCACCGTGGGCCTCGTGCAGCAGGTAGGCGGCGCGCCGGGCAACGGCGCCATCACGGTGGGCGCCAACACGGGCGGTACCAGCGTCGACTTCACGGGCACCGCGGGCGCACGCCAGCTTTCCGGCGTCGCGGCCGGCACCGCGCCGACCGATGCGGTGAACGTAAGCCAGTTGCAGGCAGTGGCCTCAGTAGCAAGCGATGCCGTGCTGTACGACAACGCTTCGCATACGAGCGTGACGCTCGGCGGTGTCGGTGCAACCTCTACGGTTGCGTTGACCAATATCGCAGCAGGGGCGATTACCGCGACCAGCACCGACGCGGTCAACGGCAGCCAGTTGTTCGCACTCGAAACGCAAATCGGCACGCTGGGCGGCCAGGTCACGCAGATCTCGCAAGGCACGACAACAGGAGGGTCGTCGTCGAATTCCAAGTATGTCGCCGTGAATTCGACGGGCAGCGCAGCAAGCGCCACAGGTACGGAGTCGGTTGCCATCGGCGGCAATTCGACGGCGAGCTCGAACAACAGCGTTGCGGTGGGTTCGGGGTCCCAGGCAACCGGCTCCGGTTCGTCCGCAGTGGGCGCCAACGCAGTAGCGTCAGCGCCGAATTCGGTGGCGATCGGCGCGGGCTCGGTGGCGAGCGAAGCGAACTCGGTATCGGTGGGCTCGCCAGGCAATGAGCGGACCATCACCAACGTGGCGCCGGGCGTCAATCCGACCGATGCGGTAAACGTTGCACAACTGCAAGGCGTTCAGCAGAATATCAACGACACGGCGCGTGCAGCGTATTCGGGCGTCGCCATGGCGGGTGCGCTGGCCGGTTTGCCTCAGGTGGAACAGGGCAAGACCTTCCAGGTCGCCGCAGGGGTGGGCAACTATGCGGGATACAGTGCCATCGCCATCGGCGCCAGTGCGCGGCTTACGCAAAACACCATCGTCAAGGTGGGAGCCAGCGCAACGGATGGCGCTCACGTGCTGGTCAACGCCGGTGTCGGATATTCCTGGTAATGCGTGCGCCGGCGTTGACGCGCCGGCCTCTCCAGGGCGCCGCCGGCACGGTGAGCGAATCAACGGATCCTCGCCCACGGTGAGGGTCCGTTTCAACATGTGTTAAATGTGACTATGCGCATCGGCATCTCCGTCATTACTCATACCGGTCAGAACATCTGGCAGAACGGCCTGGGGCAGAACGTCATCTTTCTGGCGGAGCTGTTTCAGCGCTTGCCGTTCGTGCAATCGGTAGTGCTGATCGATGTCGGCGATCAGGGGGTGATGCCATCGCAGGTGGATCTGGCAGCACGCAATCTGCGCCTGATGAGGGCGCACGAGGCTAGCGACGAGGTGGATGTGATCGTCGAAATGGGCGGCGCGCTCGATATCGAATGGCTCGACCTGATGCGTGCGCGCGGCAAGAAGGTGGTCTTCTACTGCTGCGGCCAGCCTTACGTCGGCCTTGCCGAGCCCGCTATCTTTACAAAGCCCACCCATGCACCGCGTCCCGATCGTTGCGACGAGGTCTGGCACCTGCCGAAAGACAGCGCATTTGCCCCGATGATGCGTCTCCTGCATCGTTGCGATGTGCACGAGGCGCCGTTCATCTGGCATCCTCAGTTTGTTCGGCAGCGAATGCGTGAAGTCGAGGCGCTCGGCATGCACTATGGCTTTGCAGCCCGCGAGACGGTGCCCAATGAACCGGCAACCGTTGAAGCGGATGGCGCCAAACGCCGCGGCCTGCGCGTGGCAATTTTCGAACCGAACATTTCGGTGGTGAAGACGTCGAGCATTCCAATGTTGATTTGCGACGAGGCTTATCGCGCGGATGCCAAAACGGTTGAGGCGATGCATGTGCTCAACACCTTGCACCTGAAAGATCATCCCACCATGCTGTATTTCGCCAACTCGCTGGATCTCGTGCGCCAGCATAAGGCTACCTTTCACGGCCGGCACGATATTGTCGGCTTCATGGTGCAGCATGCCGATGCCATCGTGTCGCATCAATGGCAGAACGAACAGAATTACAGCTACCTCGACGCGCTCTACGGCGATTATCCGCTGGTGCACAACTCGCCGTGGCTCAAGGACGCGGGGTACTACTATCGCGGCTTCGATGCGCGCGAGGGCGCGGCGCAGTTGCAGCGCGCCGCGGTTGACCACGCGGAGAGTCTCGACGATTACCGGGCCCGCTCGCAGCGTGTATTCGCAAGCGTTAATCCGTTCAGCCAGCACAACCTCGACGCGTACGCCGCCCGACTGCTGCATCTGTGCCGCGACACGGCGTTTGCCCCTCACGCGAGCCGCTCATGAATCTCGAACCCGTTCAAATTGGGTTGCCGCGCAAGCTGCGGGTCGGCGTGTCGATCTTCGTACGCAAGGGCGAGCAGTCGGTCTGGGAAAACGGCATTTACCAGAACTGCATTTTTCTCGTGATGCTATTGATGCGCTCGCCGTTGGTGGACGCGACATACCTTGTGGCGGGTGGTGGCGATGGGCGCCCCGAGGATGCGAAGAATTTTCTCGCCGATTCGCCCGTGCCGCTCATCGACATGAACGAGGCCGCCACGACGCTCGACGTGATGATCGAGATGAGTGCGCAACTGGCGCGCGAATGGGTGGTGGCGTTCCGCGAACGCGGCGGCAAGATCGTCTCGATGCGGGTGGGCAACGACTATGTGATCGACATCGAGCGCATGATCTTCGATCAGCCGCACGGTCTCCTGATTTCAGCTGCGCCGTATCACGAGGTCTGGACGCTGCCCGAGTACGAGAACACCTGTGTGCCATATTACGCCAGTACGTTTCGCTGTCCGGTGCGCGTGATGCCGCATCTGTGGAGCCCGCTAGTGCTCGAGCGCGAAGCGGCGCGCCTGCCTGAGGGTCTCAGCTTCGGTTATCGGCCAGGACGGCGGCGCTGGCGCGCGGGCATCTTCGAGCCCAACATCTGCATGGTGAAAACAAGCTTCGTGCCGCTGCTGTCCTGCGAGGCGGCGCATCGCTCCAATCCTGACATGCTCGAACATGTGTGGGCGTACAACACGTTCCATCTGAAGGAGCACGTGAGCTTCAATGGCTTCGCGCGCAGCCTTGACATCGTGAAGCACGGTTTGACTTCGTTCGAGGGGCGCTTTCCGTTTTGCCGGGTAGTCGCGGGCGATGTCGACGTAGTGGTCAGTCATCACTGGGAAAATGCACAGAACTATGTCTACTACGAGGCACTGTATGGCGGCTATCCACTGATTCACAATTCGCATCTGATCGGCGAGTGCGGATACCGCTATCACGACTTCGACTGCCTGGAAGGCGGGCACGCCTTGCAGCGGGCGTTCGCCGAGCACGATACCCATCTCAGTGCTTACCGCCAGACAGCAAACGCGTTCCTGCGCGGGTTGGATCCCGAGAACGACGACAATGTGCGCACGTACAGCAATGCGCTTGCCGCGCTCTATGCGCCCGCTCAGGATCTGGGTATCCCATCATGAGCACTCTGCGCATTGGCATCACGATTGGCTTGCACCACGAGGCGGAGACGCTGTGGAATAACGGCATCAAGCAGAATGCAGCGTTTCTTGCCGAGGCGCTGCGGCATTGTCCGCAGGTCGCGCGGGTGGTGCTCGTGAACACCACGGCGGTCGCCATTACCGCTGCGCTGCCGTGGGATCAGGTCCGCTATCCCACGCTATCGTTCGAGACGGCGAAAGACGATCTCGATGTGCTGATCGAACTCGGCGGCCAGATCGACGCCGCGCAAACCGAATACCTGAAGCAGCGCAACGTGCGGCTCGTATCGTACTGCTGCGGCTTCGAATATGTTCACGCGATGGAATCAGTGTTGTTCCGCAAGCCGGCGTGGGGCGACACGCTGTTCGTCAATCAGCGCTACGACGACATCTGGATCATTCCGCAGGTCGCGAATATCAGCCGGTCATATTTCGAGGTATTGCGCCGGCAGTCCGGCCGGGTCGTGCCGTTTGTCTGGAGTCCGATGTTTCTGGATGAACGCGTCGAAGGTCTGCTGCACGCAGGTCAGTACCAGCCGCACGACGGTGCGCGGCGCCTGAGTGTGATGGAGCCGAACATCAACGTAGTGAAGTTCTGCCTGTACCCGGCGTTGATTGCCGAGCTCGCCTATCGCAGGTGTCCTGAGCGGATCGCCCTGCTGCAGGTGACGAATGCCGGGCAGATCGCGCGGGAAAGCCTCGATTTCATCGCCCTCATGAACCAGCTCGATATCGTCCGCGATCACAAGGCGGTATTCCTCGGCCGGCACGACACCCCGGTGTTTCTGGCCGAAAACACCGATATCGTCATTTCCCATCAGCTCGAAAATCCGCTGAACTACTTTTACCTTGAAGTGTGCTGGCAGGGTTACCCGCTGATCCACAACGCCTCGCTATGCCGCGACCTTGGGTACTACTACGAAGGCAACGATGCCGACGAAGGCGCGCGCCGGGTGGTGGAGGCGATCGAGACACACGACGCGCACGCATCCTGGTACCGCGAACAACAGCGCGGCCTGATTGCGCGCTATCTGCCGGACGACCGGCAACTGGTGGCGACGTACGGCGCATTGCTTGACGATCTGCTGGCGCGGCCGGTCCGCTAAGCCTTTAAGGCGCCATTAGCGCCTTAAAGGCTTGTGCACTTGCACGATGCGGTTAGCCGATTTTGATTAGAATCGGATATCAAACGCCTGTGCCTGGCACTCTTCAGGGCGTTCGCTTTCCGCAGGAGCCGTACCGTGTGGCATCTTCCGACCGCTATTCCCCCTGCGCTGTGCGCTTGGGTGGTTTTCATGAGTGTGCTGATCACGCAACTCGGCG
It encodes:
- a CDS encoding YadA-like family protein, which produces MNRSYRSIWNEALGAWVAASEISSARGKPNKSGIAKAVTAVLLTTGLGVSAVHAQYQAGGGNASGAGQVAIGPGASAASTSSGTYGSIALGKGATATGNGASTIAIGSNAYASNPTANLGDALALGTQATASGQDSTAVGGQTTASGINTLAIGNNGTSATAANATAFGVGATSSAKYATAAGSFTTASGVGSVAIGANATAPAVSQGQNSIAIGGQSVTGTTAAGGVAIGYAATSSAASGVALGQSATAAGASSVALGQSAVGSATQATAVGYSARAAQQAVAIGNGASATATFSAAIGGNGTVANASQASAFGDAATASGVAATALGTFATASAASATAIGTTSTATGTGATAIGTYATAGSNNSTAIGDGATSSGTSSSAIGYNSIAAGNGSLALGTGSSASYANSVAIGAGSVTGTAAPTGTGYLTGTAAPLSEVSVGSASALRRITNVADGSAPQDAVTVSQLSTGMSTTASSITRLSTSTSTGLSTAASSLASLSTSTSTGISTAQSGVNSLSTGLSTTNSNVTTLSTSASTGISTAQSGVASLSTGLSTTNSNVTALSTSTSTGLSTAVSRDASLSTGLSTTNSNVTTLSTSASTGISTAQSGVASLSTGLSTTNSSVTALSTSTSTGISTAQSGVGSLSTGLSTTNSNVASLSTGLSSTTSSVGSLSTGLSTTNSNVTALSTSTSTGLATTNSGIASLSTGVSTVQTNVNALGTSTASALGGGATYNPSTGAVSPPAYTTYNANGTTSTVNNVGAALSNLDSQGIKYFHANSTLADSQALGTNSVAIGPAAVAHNPGDVALGYGSVTSAANPTSSATVGSTTFSGFAGATPTSVVSVGASGAERQITNVAAGRITATSTDAVNGSELYSVASQVNSVGSTVSSLSTGLSTTNSNVASLSTSTSTGISTAQSGVTSLSTGLSTTNSNVASLSTSTSTGISTAQSGVTSLSTGLSTTNSNVASLSTGLSSTTSSVGSLSTGLSTTNSSVASLSTSTSTGISTAQSGVTSLSTGLSTTNSSVASLSTSTSTGISTAQSGVTSLSTGLSTTNSSVASLSTSTSTGISTAQSGVTSLSTGIGSLSTGLSTTNSTVAGLSTSTSTGLSSLSTGISTTNSNVASLSSSTSTGITSLSTGLSTTNSAVASLSTSTSTGITSLSTGLSATNSNVASLSTGVANSVQYDDASHTKVTLGGVGSTTPVTLTNVAAGVNPTDAVNYGQLSSLSTSTATSITSLSTGVSTAQSGVVSLSTGLTTTNSNVASLSTGLTTTNSNVASLSTGLNTTNSNVASLSTGLNTTNSNVASLSTGLNTTNSNVASLSTGLTTATSSVTALSTGIQNGTVGLVQQVGGAPGNGAITVGANTGGTSVDFTGTAGARQLSGVAAGTAPTDAVNVSQLQAVASVASDAVLYDNASHTSVTLGGVGATSTVALTNIAAGAITATSTDAVNGSQLFALETQIGTLGGQVTQISQGTTTGGSSSNSKYVAVNSTGSAASATGTESVAIGGNSTASSNNSVAVGSGSQATGSGSSAVGANAVASAPNSVAIGAGSVASEANSVSVGSPGNERTITNVAPGVNPTDAVNVAQLQGVQQNINDTARAAYSGVAMAGALAGLPQVEQGKTFQVAAGVGNYAGYSAIAIGASARLTQNTIVKVGASATDGAHVLVNAGVGYSW
- a CDS encoding DUF2827 domain-containing protein, with product MRIGISVITHTGQNIWQNGLGQNVIFLAELFQRLPFVQSVVLIDVGDQGVMPSQVDLAARNLRLMRAHEASDEVDVIVEMGGALDIEWLDLMRARGKKVVFYCCGQPYVGLAEPAIFTKPTHAPRPDRCDEVWHLPKDSAFAPMMRLLHRCDVHEAPFIWHPQFVRQRMREVEALGMHYGFAARETVPNEPATVEADGAKRRGLRVAIFEPNISVVKTSSIPMLICDEAYRADAKTVEAMHVLNTLHLKDHPTMLYFANSLDLVRQHKATFHGRHDIVGFMVQHADAIVSHQWQNEQNYSYLDALYGDYPLVHNSPWLKDAGYYYRGFDAREGAAQLQRAAVDHAESLDDYRARSQRVFASVNPFSQHNLDAYAARLLHLCRDTAFAPHASRS
- a CDS encoding DUF2827 domain-containing protein, translating into MNLEPVQIGLPRKLRVGVSIFVRKGEQSVWENGIYQNCIFLVMLLMRSPLVDATYLVAGGGDGRPEDAKNFLADSPVPLIDMNEAATTLDVMIEMSAQLAREWVVAFRERGGKIVSMRVGNDYVIDIERMIFDQPHGLLISAAPYHEVWTLPEYENTCVPYYASTFRCPVRVMPHLWSPLVLEREAARLPEGLSFGYRPGRRRWRAGIFEPNICMVKTSFVPLLSCEAAHRSNPDMLEHVWAYNTFHLKEHVSFNGFARSLDIVKHGLTSFEGRFPFCRVVAGDVDVVVSHHWENAQNYVYYEALYGGYPLIHNSHLIGECGYRYHDFDCLEGGHALQRAFAEHDTHLSAYRQTANAFLRGLDPENDDNVRTYSNALAALYAPAQDLGIPS
- a CDS encoding DUF2827 domain-containing protein; the protein is MSTLRIGITIGLHHEAETLWNNGIKQNAAFLAEALRHCPQVARVVLVNTTAVAITAALPWDQVRYPTLSFETAKDDLDVLIELGGQIDAAQTEYLKQRNVRLVSYCCGFEYVHAMESVLFRKPAWGDTLFVNQRYDDIWIIPQVANISRSYFEVLRRQSGRVVPFVWSPMFLDERVEGLLHAGQYQPHDGARRLSVMEPNINVVKFCLYPALIAELAYRRCPERIALLQVTNAGQIARESLDFIALMNQLDIVRDHKAVFLGRHDTPVFLAENTDIVISHQLENPLNYFYLEVCWQGYPLIHNASLCRDLGYYYEGNDADEGARRVVEAIETHDAHASWYREQQRGLIARYLPDDRQLVATYGALLDDLLARPVR